Proteins co-encoded in one Acipenser ruthenus chromosome 3, fAciRut3.2 maternal haplotype, whole genome shotgun sequence genomic window:
- the LOC117394642 gene encoding E3 ubiquitin-protein ligase MARCHF6-like isoform X3, translated as MDTAEEADICRVCRSEGAPDKPLYHPCVCTGSIKFIHQECLVQWLKHSRKEYCELCKHRFAFTPIYSPDMPSRLPVQDIFAGLVTSVGTAIRYWFHYTLVAFAWLGVVPLTACRIYKCLFTGSVSSLLTLPLDMLSTENVLADCLQGCFVVTCTLCAFISLVWLREQIVHGGAPQWLDQNQQQPANGAGLPNEAPGGWNGAAENVPAPAPPNPPAENAVVAEIPDIQVDPAEDLEVDNDDEDDPAAEDAAEANNGAQEDMNWNALEWDRAAEELTWERMLGLDGSLVFLEHVFWVVSLNTLFILVFAFCPYHIGHFSVVGLGFEEYVQASHFEGLITTIVGYVLLAVTLIVCHGLAAVVKFQRSRRLLGVCYIVVKVSLLVVVEIGVFPLICGWWLDICSLEMFDASLKDRELSFQSAPGTTMFLHWLVGMVYVFYFASFILLLREVLRPGVLWFLRNLNDPDFNPVQEMIHLPIYRHLRRFILSVVVFGSIVLLMLWLPIRIIKHILPDFLPYNVMLYSDAPVSELSLELLLLQVVLPALLEQGHTRQWMKGLVRAWTVTTGYLLDLHSYLLGNQEENDNNANQQANNNQQARNNNAIPVVGEGLHAAHQAILQQGGPVGFQPYRRPMRFPFRIVLLIVFMCATLLVASLICLTLPVFTGRWLMSFWTGSAKIHELYTAACGLYVCWLSIRAITVLLAWMPQGRRVIALKVQEWSLMLSAGILLVLQIVKTLIVAVLLAGVVPLLLGLLFELVIVAPLRVPLDQTPLFYPWQDWALGVLHAKIIAAITLMGPQWWLKTVIEQVYANGIRNIDLYFIIQKLAAPVISVLLLSLCVPYVIAVGIVPVIGVADEMQNLVQRRIYPFLLMVVMLIGILSFQIRQFKRLYEHIKNDKYLVGQRLVNYERKAGKVSSAPPTSSPPE; from the exons ATGGACACCGCCGAGGAAG CTGACATATGCCGTGTCTGCCGGTCAGAAGGTGCCCCGGACAAACCTCTCTATCACCCTTGTGTGTGCACCGGCAGTATTAAATTCATACACCAGGAATG tttgGTTCAGTGGCTGAAACACAGCAGGAAGGAATACTGTGAACTATGCAAGCATAGATTTGCATTCACGCCAA tttattctCCAGATATGCCTTCACGGCTCCCTGTCCAGGACATATTTGCAGGACTGGTAACAAGTGTCGGCACAGCAATACGATACTGGTTTCATTATACACTTGTGGCCTTTGCGTGGTTAGGAGTTGTACCTCTCACAGCAT GTCGTATCTACAAGTGTTTGTTTACTGGCTCTGTGAGCTCCTTACTGACGCTGCCATTAGATATGTTATCAAC ggAAAATGTGTTGGCAGACTGCTTACAAGGCTGTTTTGTGGTGACATGTACACTCTGTGCGTTTATAAGTTTGGTCTGGCTACGAGAACAGATTGTTCATGGTGGTGCCCCCCAGTGGCTAGACCAGAATCAGCAGCAGCCTGCCAATGGAGCTGGTCTGCCAAACGAG GCCCCTGGTGGATGGAATGGGGCTGCAGAGAATGTGCCAGCGCCAGCACCCCCTAACCCCCCTGCAGAGAATGCAGTGGTGGCAGAGATACCAGATATCCAGGTGGACCCTGCTGAGGACTTGGAGGTAGACAACGATGATGAAGATGACCCAGCGGCTGAGGATGCTGCTGAGGCAAACAATGGCGCACAAG AAGACATGAACTGGAATGCACTGGAATGGGACCGGGCTGCTGAGGAGCTTACATGGGAGCGT atgCTTGGGCTGGATGGCTCCTTGGTTTTTCTG gaacaTGTTTTCTGGGTTGTTTCATTAAATACGCTCTTCATTCTTGTGTTTG CATTTTGTCCCTATCACATTGGTCACTTTTCTGTGGTTGGACTTGGCTTTGAAGAATAT gTCCAAGCTTCTCACTTTGAAGGCCTGATAACAACGATTGTTGGCTACGTCCTCCTGGCTGTAACTTTAATAGTATGTCAC GGACTAGCAGCAGTAGTGAAATTCCAGAGATCCCGACGTTTATTGGGAGTTTGCTATATCGTTGTCAAg gtTTCATTGCTGGTTGTTGTGGAAATTGGTGTGTTTCCTCTGATCTGTGGTTGGTGGCTTGATATTTGCTCCCTG GAAATGTTTGATGCTTCATTGAAGGACCGAGAACTGAGTTTTCAGTCAGCACCAGGCACTACTATGTTTCTGCATTGGCTAGTGGGAATGGTCTATGTGTTCTACTTTGCATCGTTCATTCTCTTACTTCGAGAG GTACTGAGACCGGGAGTGCTGTGGTTTCTGAGAAACCTGAATGATCCAGATTTTAATCCAGTCCAAGAAATGATTCACCTGCCTATATACAGACATCTCAGACGGTTTATTTTATCAGTG gtcgtaTTTGGGTCAATTGTCCTCTTAATGCTTTGGCTACCAATTCGCATTATCAAACACATTTTGCCTGATTTCCTTCCTTACAATGTGATGCTGTACAG TGATGCCCCAGTGAGTGAGCTGTCTCTGGAGCTGCTTCTGCTTCAGGTGGTGCTTCCAGCTCTTCTGGAACAAGGACACACCAGGCAGTGGATGAAGGGCCTAGTCAGGGCATGGACTGTCACGACAGGCTACCTGCT AGACCTTCattcttacttgttgggaaaccAGGAGGAAAACGATAACAATGCCAACCAGCAGGCCAACAATAACCAGCAAGCTCGCAATAACAATGCCATTCCAGTGGTGGGAGAGGGTCTCCATGCCGCTCACCAGGCTATTCTGCAGCAGGGAGGGCCAGTGGGCTTTCAGCCTTACCGTAGGCCTATGAGATTCCCTTTCAGG atcgTGCTGTTAATCGTTTTCATGTGTGCAACATTACTGGTTGCCAGTCTCATTTGCCTCACGTTACCAG tgtTCACTGGCCGCTGGTTAATGTCTTTTTGGACGGGCAGTGCCAAGATCCACGAGTTGTACACTGCAGCCTGTGGGCTGTATGTGTGTTGGCTGTCCATCCGAGCGATCACTGTCCTCCTTGCTTGGATGCCGCAGGGACGTCGGGTTATTGCGCTTAAAGTACAGGAGTGGTCTCTTATG CTATCAGCAGGTATCTTGTTGGTTTTGCAGATAGTGAAGACCTTGATTGTGGCTGTGCTGCTGGCTGGGGTTGTCCCCTTGTTGCTGGGCCTCTTGTTTGAGCTGGTTATAGTAGCCCCTCTGAGGGTACCTTTGGATCAGACACCACTCTTTTATCCATGGCAG GACTGGGCTCTTGGAGTTCTGCATGCCAAAATTATTGCTGCTATTACTCTGATGGGACCCCAGTGGTGGCTGAAGACTGTGATTGAGCAG gtttaTGCAAATGGAATTCGCAACATTGACCTCTATTTTATAATCCAGAAACTGGCAGCTCCTGTCATTTCtgtccttctcctctctctctgtgtgcccTATGTCATTGCTGTTGGCATTGTACCTGTAATAG GTGTAGCTGATGAGATGCAGAACTTGGTTCAGCGGCGGATTTATCCTTTTCTTCTAATGGTGGTGATGTTGATAGGAATCCTGTCCTTTCAGATTCGCCAGTTTAAGCGCCTTTATGAACACATTAAAAATGACAA GTATCTTGTTGGTCAACGACTTGTGAACTACGAACGGAAGGCAGGCAAAGTTAGCTCAGCACCACCAACCAGCTCTCCTCCAGAATAG
- the LOC117394642 gene encoding E3 ubiquitin-protein ligase MARCHF6-like isoform X5, whose amino-acid sequence MDTAEEADICRVCRSEGAPDKPLYHPCVCTGSIKFIHQECLVQWLKHSRKEYCELCKHRFAFTPIYSPDMPSRLPVQDIFAGLVTSVGTAIRYWFHYTLVAFAWLGVVPLTACRIYKCLFTGSVSSLLTLPLDMLSTENVLADCLQGCFVVTCTLCAFISLVWLREQIVHGGAPQWLDQNQQQPANGAGLPNEAPGGWNGAAENVPAPAPPNPPAENAVVAEIPDIQVDPAEDLEVDNDDEDDPAAEDAAEANNGAQEDMNWNALEWDRAAEELTWERMLGLDGSLVFLEHVFWVVSLNTLFILVFAFCPYHIGHFSVVGLGFEEYVQASHFEGLITTIVGYVLLAVTLIVCHGLAAVVKFQRSRRLLGVCYIVVKVSLLVVVEIGVFPLICGWWLDICSLEMFDASLKDRELSFQSAPGTTMFLHWLVGMVYVFYFASFILLLREVLRPGVLWFLRNLNDPDFNPVQEMIHLPIYRHLRRFILSVVVFGSIVLLMLWLPIRIIKHILPDFLPYNVMLYSDAPVSELSLELLLLQVVLPALLEQGHTRQWMKGLVRAWTVTTGYLLDLHSYLLGNQEENDNNANQQANNNQQARNNNAIPVVGEGLHAAHQAILQQGGPVGFQPYRRPMRFPFRIVLLIVFMCATLLVASLICLTLPVFTGRWLMSFWTGSAKIHELYTAACGLYVCWLSIRAITVLLAWMPQGRRVIALKVQEWSLMIVKTLIVAVLLAGVVPLLLGLLFELVIVAPLRVPLDQTPLFYPWQDWALGVLHAKIIAAITLMGPQWWLKTVIEQVYANGIRNIDLYFIIQKLAAPVISVLLLSLCVPYVIAVGIVPVIGVADEMQNLVQRRIYPFLLMVVMLIGILSFQIRQFKRLYEHIKNDKYLVGQRLVNYERKAGKVSSAPPTSSPPE is encoded by the exons ATGGACACCGCCGAGGAAG CTGACATATGCCGTGTCTGCCGGTCAGAAGGTGCCCCGGACAAACCTCTCTATCACCCTTGTGTGTGCACCGGCAGTATTAAATTCATACACCAGGAATG tttgGTTCAGTGGCTGAAACACAGCAGGAAGGAATACTGTGAACTATGCAAGCATAGATTTGCATTCACGCCAA tttattctCCAGATATGCCTTCACGGCTCCCTGTCCAGGACATATTTGCAGGACTGGTAACAAGTGTCGGCACAGCAATACGATACTGGTTTCATTATACACTTGTGGCCTTTGCGTGGTTAGGAGTTGTACCTCTCACAGCAT GTCGTATCTACAAGTGTTTGTTTACTGGCTCTGTGAGCTCCTTACTGACGCTGCCATTAGATATGTTATCAAC ggAAAATGTGTTGGCAGACTGCTTACAAGGCTGTTTTGTGGTGACATGTACACTCTGTGCGTTTATAAGTTTGGTCTGGCTACGAGAACAGATTGTTCATGGTGGTGCCCCCCAGTGGCTAGACCAGAATCAGCAGCAGCCTGCCAATGGAGCTGGTCTGCCAAACGAG GCCCCTGGTGGATGGAATGGGGCTGCAGAGAATGTGCCAGCGCCAGCACCCCCTAACCCCCCTGCAGAGAATGCAGTGGTGGCAGAGATACCAGATATCCAGGTGGACCCTGCTGAGGACTTGGAGGTAGACAACGATGATGAAGATGACCCAGCGGCTGAGGATGCTGCTGAGGCAAACAATGGCGCACAAG AAGACATGAACTGGAATGCACTGGAATGGGACCGGGCTGCTGAGGAGCTTACATGGGAGCGT atgCTTGGGCTGGATGGCTCCTTGGTTTTTCTG gaacaTGTTTTCTGGGTTGTTTCATTAAATACGCTCTTCATTCTTGTGTTTG CATTTTGTCCCTATCACATTGGTCACTTTTCTGTGGTTGGACTTGGCTTTGAAGAATAT gTCCAAGCTTCTCACTTTGAAGGCCTGATAACAACGATTGTTGGCTACGTCCTCCTGGCTGTAACTTTAATAGTATGTCAC GGACTAGCAGCAGTAGTGAAATTCCAGAGATCCCGACGTTTATTGGGAGTTTGCTATATCGTTGTCAAg gtTTCATTGCTGGTTGTTGTGGAAATTGGTGTGTTTCCTCTGATCTGTGGTTGGTGGCTTGATATTTGCTCCCTG GAAATGTTTGATGCTTCATTGAAGGACCGAGAACTGAGTTTTCAGTCAGCACCAGGCACTACTATGTTTCTGCATTGGCTAGTGGGAATGGTCTATGTGTTCTACTTTGCATCGTTCATTCTCTTACTTCGAGAG GTACTGAGACCGGGAGTGCTGTGGTTTCTGAGAAACCTGAATGATCCAGATTTTAATCCAGTCCAAGAAATGATTCACCTGCCTATATACAGACATCTCAGACGGTTTATTTTATCAGTG gtcgtaTTTGGGTCAATTGTCCTCTTAATGCTTTGGCTACCAATTCGCATTATCAAACACATTTTGCCTGATTTCCTTCCTTACAATGTGATGCTGTACAG TGATGCCCCAGTGAGTGAGCTGTCTCTGGAGCTGCTTCTGCTTCAGGTGGTGCTTCCAGCTCTTCTGGAACAAGGACACACCAGGCAGTGGATGAAGGGCCTAGTCAGGGCATGGACTGTCACGACAGGCTACCTGCT AGACCTTCattcttacttgttgggaaaccAGGAGGAAAACGATAACAATGCCAACCAGCAGGCCAACAATAACCAGCAAGCTCGCAATAACAATGCCATTCCAGTGGTGGGAGAGGGTCTCCATGCCGCTCACCAGGCTATTCTGCAGCAGGGAGGGCCAGTGGGCTTTCAGCCTTACCGTAGGCCTATGAGATTCCCTTTCAGG atcgTGCTGTTAATCGTTTTCATGTGTGCAACATTACTGGTTGCCAGTCTCATTTGCCTCACGTTACCAG tgtTCACTGGCCGCTGGTTAATGTCTTTTTGGACGGGCAGTGCCAAGATCCACGAGTTGTACACTGCAGCCTGTGGGCTGTATGTGTGTTGGCTGTCCATCCGAGCGATCACTGTCCTCCTTGCTTGGATGCCGCAGGGACGTCGGGTTATTGCGCTTAAAGTACAGGAGTGGTCTCTTATG ATAGTGAAGACCTTGATTGTGGCTGTGCTGCTGGCTGGGGTTGTCCCCTTGTTGCTGGGCCTCTTGTTTGAGCTGGTTATAGTAGCCCCTCTGAGGGTACCTTTGGATCAGACACCACTCTTTTATCCATGGCAG GACTGGGCTCTTGGAGTTCTGCATGCCAAAATTATTGCTGCTATTACTCTGATGGGACCCCAGTGGTGGCTGAAGACTGTGATTGAGCAG gtttaTGCAAATGGAATTCGCAACATTGACCTCTATTTTATAATCCAGAAACTGGCAGCTCCTGTCATTTCtgtccttctcctctctctctgtgtgcccTATGTCATTGCTGTTGGCATTGTACCTGTAATAG GTGTAGCTGATGAGATGCAGAACTTGGTTCAGCGGCGGATTTATCCTTTTCTTCTAATGGTGGTGATGTTGATAGGAATCCTGTCCTTTCAGATTCGCCAGTTTAAGCGCCTTTATGAACACATTAAAAATGACAA GTATCTTGTTGGTCAACGACTTGTGAACTACGAACGGAAGGCAGGCAAAGTTAGCTCAGCACCACCAACCAGCTCTCCTCCAGAATAG
- the LOC117394642 gene encoding E3 ubiquitin-protein ligase MARCHF6-like isoform X2: MDTAEEADICRVCRSEGAPDKPLYHPCVCTGSIKFIHQECLVQWLKHSRKEYCELCKHRFAFTPIYSPDMPSRLPVQDIFAGLVTSVGTAIRYWFHYTLVAFAWLGVVPLTACRIYKCLFTGSVSSLLTLPLDMLSTENVLADCLQGCFVVTCTLCAFISLVWLREQIVHGGAPQWLDQNQQQPANGAGLPNEAPGGWNGAAENVPAPAPPNPPAENAVVAEIPDIQVDPAEDLEVDNDDEDDPAAEDAAEANNGAQEDMNWNALEWDRAAEELTWERMLGLDGSLVFLEHVFWVVSLNTLFILVFAFCPYHIGHFSVVGLGFEEYVQASHFEGLITTIVGYVLLAVTLIIEQGLAAVVKFQRSRRLLGVCYIVVKVSLLVVVEIGVFPLICGWWLDICSLEMFDASLKDRELSFQSAPGTTMFLHWLVGMVYVFYFASFILLLREVLRPGVLWFLRNLNDPDFNPVQEMIHLPIYRHLRRFILSVVVFGSIVLLMLWLPIRIIKHILPDFLPYNVMLYSDAPVSELSLELLLLQVVLPALLEQGHTRQWMKGLVRAWTVTTGYLLDLHSYLLGNQEENDNNANQQANNNQQARNNNAIPVVGEGLHAAHQAILQQGGPVGFQPYRRPMRFPFRIVLLIVFMCATLLVASLICLTLPVFTGRWLMSFWTGSAKIHELYTAACGLYVCWLSIRAITVLLAWMPQGRRVIALKVQEWSLMQLSAGILLVLQIVKTLIVAVLLAGVVPLLLGLLFELVIVAPLRVPLDQTPLFYPWQDWALGVLHAKIIAAITLMGPQWWLKTVIEQVYANGIRNIDLYFIIQKLAAPVISVLLLSLCVPYVIAVGIVPVIGVADEMQNLVQRRIYPFLLMVVMLIGILSFQIRQFKRLYEHIKNDKYLVGQRLVNYERKAGKVSSAPPTSSPPE, encoded by the exons ATGGACACCGCCGAGGAAG CTGACATATGCCGTGTCTGCCGGTCAGAAGGTGCCCCGGACAAACCTCTCTATCACCCTTGTGTGTGCACCGGCAGTATTAAATTCATACACCAGGAATG tttgGTTCAGTGGCTGAAACACAGCAGGAAGGAATACTGTGAACTATGCAAGCATAGATTTGCATTCACGCCAA tttattctCCAGATATGCCTTCACGGCTCCCTGTCCAGGACATATTTGCAGGACTGGTAACAAGTGTCGGCACAGCAATACGATACTGGTTTCATTATACACTTGTGGCCTTTGCGTGGTTAGGAGTTGTACCTCTCACAGCAT GTCGTATCTACAAGTGTTTGTTTACTGGCTCTGTGAGCTCCTTACTGACGCTGCCATTAGATATGTTATCAAC ggAAAATGTGTTGGCAGACTGCTTACAAGGCTGTTTTGTGGTGACATGTACACTCTGTGCGTTTATAAGTTTGGTCTGGCTACGAGAACAGATTGTTCATGGTGGTGCCCCCCAGTGGCTAGACCAGAATCAGCAGCAGCCTGCCAATGGAGCTGGTCTGCCAAACGAG GCCCCTGGTGGATGGAATGGGGCTGCAGAGAATGTGCCAGCGCCAGCACCCCCTAACCCCCCTGCAGAGAATGCAGTGGTGGCAGAGATACCAGATATCCAGGTGGACCCTGCTGAGGACTTGGAGGTAGACAACGATGATGAAGATGACCCAGCGGCTGAGGATGCTGCTGAGGCAAACAATGGCGCACAAG AAGACATGAACTGGAATGCACTGGAATGGGACCGGGCTGCTGAGGAGCTTACATGGGAGCGT atgCTTGGGCTGGATGGCTCCTTGGTTTTTCTG gaacaTGTTTTCTGGGTTGTTTCATTAAATACGCTCTTCATTCTTGTGTTTG CATTTTGTCCCTATCACATTGGTCACTTTTCTGTGGTTGGACTTGGCTTTGAAGAATAT gTCCAAGCTTCTCACTTTGAAGGCCTGATAACAACGATTGTTGGCTACGTCCTCCTGGCTGTAACTTTAATA ATTGAACAGGGACTAGCAGCAGTAGTGAAATTCCAGAGATCCCGACGTTTATTGGGAGTTTGCTATATCGTTGTCAAg gtTTCATTGCTGGTTGTTGTGGAAATTGGTGTGTTTCCTCTGATCTGTGGTTGGTGGCTTGATATTTGCTCCCTG GAAATGTTTGATGCTTCATTGAAGGACCGAGAACTGAGTTTTCAGTCAGCACCAGGCACTACTATGTTTCTGCATTGGCTAGTGGGAATGGTCTATGTGTTCTACTTTGCATCGTTCATTCTCTTACTTCGAGAG GTACTGAGACCGGGAGTGCTGTGGTTTCTGAGAAACCTGAATGATCCAGATTTTAATCCAGTCCAAGAAATGATTCACCTGCCTATATACAGACATCTCAGACGGTTTATTTTATCAGTG gtcgtaTTTGGGTCAATTGTCCTCTTAATGCTTTGGCTACCAATTCGCATTATCAAACACATTTTGCCTGATTTCCTTCCTTACAATGTGATGCTGTACAG TGATGCCCCAGTGAGTGAGCTGTCTCTGGAGCTGCTTCTGCTTCAGGTGGTGCTTCCAGCTCTTCTGGAACAAGGACACACCAGGCAGTGGATGAAGGGCCTAGTCAGGGCATGGACTGTCACGACAGGCTACCTGCT AGACCTTCattcttacttgttgggaaaccAGGAGGAAAACGATAACAATGCCAACCAGCAGGCCAACAATAACCAGCAAGCTCGCAATAACAATGCCATTCCAGTGGTGGGAGAGGGTCTCCATGCCGCTCACCAGGCTATTCTGCAGCAGGGAGGGCCAGTGGGCTTTCAGCCTTACCGTAGGCCTATGAGATTCCCTTTCAGG atcgTGCTGTTAATCGTTTTCATGTGTGCAACATTACTGGTTGCCAGTCTCATTTGCCTCACGTTACCAG tgtTCACTGGCCGCTGGTTAATGTCTTTTTGGACGGGCAGTGCCAAGATCCACGAGTTGTACACTGCAGCCTGTGGGCTGTATGTGTGTTGGCTGTCCATCCGAGCGATCACTGTCCTCCTTGCTTGGATGCCGCAGGGACGTCGGGTTATTGCGCTTAAAGTACAGGAGTGGTCTCTTATG CAGCTATCAGCAGGTATCTTGTTGGTTTTGCAGATAGTGAAGACCTTGATTGTGGCTGTGCTGCTGGCTGGGGTTGTCCCCTTGTTGCTGGGCCTCTTGTTTGAGCTGGTTATAGTAGCCCCTCTGAGGGTACCTTTGGATCAGACACCACTCTTTTATCCATGGCAG GACTGGGCTCTTGGAGTTCTGCATGCCAAAATTATTGCTGCTATTACTCTGATGGGACCCCAGTGGTGGCTGAAGACTGTGATTGAGCAG gtttaTGCAAATGGAATTCGCAACATTGACCTCTATTTTATAATCCAGAAACTGGCAGCTCCTGTCATTTCtgtccttctcctctctctctgtgtgcccTATGTCATTGCTGTTGGCATTGTACCTGTAATAG GTGTAGCTGATGAGATGCAGAACTTGGTTCAGCGGCGGATTTATCCTTTTCTTCTAATGGTGGTGATGTTGATAGGAATCCTGTCCTTTCAGATTCGCCAGTTTAAGCGCCTTTATGAACACATTAAAAATGACAA GTATCTTGTTGGTCAACGACTTGTGAACTACGAACGGAAGGCAGGCAAAGTTAGCTCAGCACCACCAACCAGCTCTCCTCCAGAATAG